In Haliotis asinina isolate JCU_RB_2024 chromosome 15, JCU_Hal_asi_v2, whole genome shotgun sequence, one DNA window encodes the following:
- the LOC137266459 gene encoding uncharacterized protein, whose protein sequence is MHCTDHTHLPSLDLRKGEEVFICPIQNSTVLLGSHDLKMSGMTTFWKSPYNGVVKINSPLTYKHAKALSLSSRRSDDPKQLGLVKGILKNCRSRESESDTSSTDETKKLRGILTKRGDSADTKKRTGKRVKFDDKLVKLHEIGRRYAAQTTGESTDGDDVDERSTQIDPPRVLREINGNRQTDDDAAMCSPKAQNPFLKSATTPDLRVGGTSCGFLVQSKQQHPNRLFYERDYRGSSARSENIKVVEYERNLPRERGHPRLCRAYTSPMLYSQKCHRKSAQNLIIYRQELIPDDRHSNRSTKSAGSNPRQRIIIQAPSITSDRSDVSNGSHLNRTNFCNDDKTSQIVRWLRNVNDTQAKEGRCPVLVTMSSHGLRDP, encoded by the coding sequence ATGCACTGTACTGACCACACCCACCTGCCCTCCCTGGACCTGAGGAAGGGGGAGGAGGTTTTCATATGCCCCATTCAGAATTCCACTGTACTCCTCGGGAGCCATGACCTGAAGATGTCCGGCATGACCACCTTCTGGAAGTCGCCTTACAACGGGGTGGTGAAAATCAACTCGCCTCTCACATACAAGCACGCTAAAGCTTTGAGCCTGAGCAGCAGGCGCTCAGACGATCCGAAACAACTCGGTCTTGTCAAGGGCATTCTGAAAAACTGTCGATCTCGAGAGAGTGAGTCGGATACTTCATCAACAGATGAAACTAAGAAGCTTCGTGGGATCCTCACGAAAAGGGGAGACAGCGCGGATACTAAGAAGCGAACTGGCAAACGGGTCAAGTTTGATGACAAGCTAgtcaaattacatgaaataggCAGAAGATATGCAGCGCAGACGACAGGTGAAAGTACAGACGGAGATGACGTTGATGAAAGGTCAACGCAGATCGACCCACCCCGAGTTCTCAGAGAAATCAACGGCAATCGTCAAACCGATGATGACGCTGCAATGTGCAGTCCCAAAGCTCAAAATCCGTTCTTGAAATCTGCCACAACACCGGATCTCCGTGTTGGCGGTACATCGTGTGGTTTTCTCGTGCAGAGTAAGCAACAACACCCAAACCGATTGTTTTATGAAAGAGACTACAGAGGTTCGTCTGCCAGGTCTGAAAACATCAAAGTTGTAGAATATGAAAGAAATCTTCCTCGAGAAAGAGGACATCCACGTCTTTGTCGGGCATACACCTCTCCAATGTTATATTCTCAAAAATGTCACCGAAAATCTGCACAGAATCTTATCATATACAGACAAGAGCTCATCCCCGATGACAGACACTCGAACAGAAGCACCAAGAGCGCAGGAAGCAATCCCAGACAACGAATCATCATCCAAGCTCCCTCAATAACAAGTGATAGATCTGACGTCAGCAATGGCAGTCATTTGAATAGGACAAACTTTTGTAACGATGACAAAACATCTCAGATTGTGAGATGGCTCAGAAATGTTAATGACACTCAAGCTAAAGAAGGAAGATGTCCTGTTCTTGTGACAATGAGTTCCCATGGGCTACGAGACCCTTGA